A single window of Rhizobium sp. NLR16a DNA harbors:
- a CDS encoding ABC transporter permease, which yields MTFRLSSDALRLAIPALSLTLLLAAVFWLQPRAMSYVGLNLLFNLAVPIALATIAQMLVMAVNDLDLSMGTFVSFVACVTATFLRDDPVTGVLILAGAIAAYAGLGVIIYLRDLPSIVVTLGMSFVWGGLAVLLLPAPGGQAPDWVRSLMTVKPPLAPMAIVASIIIAAVAHLLVMRSSLGVLIRGIGGNQRSVERAGWSIVAARAAAYGLAGFFAVLAGIALVGLTTSADANIALRYTLLSIAGVILGGGEFIGGRVSPVGAVIGALTLTLAGSFLSFLRISPDWQIGAQGAILIIVLALRLMLNRLEKREKRRR from the coding sequence ATGACGTTCCGGCTGTCGTCCGACGCCTTGCGTCTTGCCATTCCCGCCTTGTCGCTGACGCTGCTGCTTGCCGCCGTCTTCTGGCTGCAGCCGCGCGCCATGAGCTATGTCGGGCTCAATCTGCTGTTCAACCTGGCGGTGCCCATCGCGCTTGCGACGATCGCTCAGATGCTTGTCATGGCGGTCAACGATCTCGATCTGTCGATGGGCACCTTCGTCAGCTTCGTCGCTTGCGTTACCGCGACCTTTCTGCGGGATGACCCGGTGACCGGCGTCCTGATCCTTGCGGGAGCGATCGCGGCCTATGCGGGCCTCGGTGTCATCATCTACCTGCGCGATCTGCCGTCCATTGTCGTCACTCTCGGCATGAGCTTCGTCTGGGGCGGCCTTGCCGTGCTGCTGCTGCCGGCGCCCGGCGGCCAGGCGCCGGACTGGGTGCGCTCTCTGATGACCGTCAAGCCGCCGCTGGCGCCGATGGCGATCGTCGCCAGCATCATCATCGCCGCCGTCGCTCATCTTCTCGTCATGCGCTCTTCGCTCGGCGTGCTGATCCGCGGCATCGGCGGCAACCAGCGCTCGGTCGAGCGCGCCGGCTGGTCGATCGTCGCCGCCCGCGCCGCCGCCTATGGCCTGGCGGGCTTCTTCGCGGTGCTCGCAGGTATCGCTCTCGTCGGCCTGACGACGTCGGCAGACGCCAATATCGCGCTGCGTTACACGCTGCTGTCGATTGCCGGCGTGATCCTCGGCGGCGGCGAGTTCATTGGCGGGCGTGTCTCCCCCGTCGGGGCCGTCATCGGCGCGCTGACGCTGACCCTCGCCGGCTCGTTCCTGTCCTTCCTGCGCATCTCGCCGGACTGGCAGATCGGAGCCCAGGGCGCGATCCTGATCATCGTGCTCGCGCTTCGCCTGATGCTG
- a CDS encoding sugar ABC transporter ATP-binding protein: protein MDEVLKAVIAVDGAKVSFGAVKALDGVTLRVMPGECVGLVGHNGAGKSTIVSVINGGLTPHEGSVASDGERLERYGINAARARGVRCVFQELSLCPNLSIVENTRVMHRHLGGFGWRRRAANIIEKSLDTVFPGHGIDSGRAVGDLSIAERQMVEISMAFSDAGTPPRLVILDEPTSSLDASLARQMLDHVRRFTATGGAVIFISHILHEILETSDRIVVMKDGRVVAERPAQGFDHHGLVEAMGTVAKEESGQRAAREQSTAPVILSHQARGLPFAARKGEIVGLAGLAGHGQTELLLALHAAQSGNWLPERDPLVTFVAGDRRLNGVFELWSILHNFSVASLGDLSRRGLILADKEESKGTDWKRRIDIRTPDMENPILSLSGGNQQKVLFARALATRAPVVLMDDPMRGVDVGTKQEVYAIIREEAAHGRTFIWYSTEMDEVRLCDRVYVFREGRIIAELAGDAVNETNIIAASFEGVAA from the coding sequence ATGGATGAGGTTTTGAAGGCGGTGATCGCCGTCGATGGCGCCAAGGTGAGTTTCGGCGCGGTCAAGGCGCTCGACGGCGTCACGCTCCGCGTCATGCCGGGCGAATGCGTCGGGCTCGTCGGGCACAATGGCGCCGGCAAGTCCACCATCGTCAGCGTCATCAATGGCGGCCTGACGCCGCATGAAGGAAGTGTGGCGAGCGACGGCGAGCGGCTGGAGCGTTACGGCATCAATGCGGCGCGCGCCCGCGGCGTTCGCTGCGTCTTCCAGGAGCTATCGCTCTGCCCCAATCTCTCCATCGTCGAGAACACCCGCGTCATGCATCGCCATCTCGGCGGTTTCGGCTGGCGCAGGCGTGCCGCCAACATCATCGAGAAGAGCCTCGACACTGTCTTTCCGGGCCATGGCATCGACAGCGGCCGGGCCGTCGGCGATCTCTCGATCGCCGAGCGGCAGATGGTCGAGATTTCAATGGCCTTTTCCGATGCCGGCACGCCGCCGCGGCTGGTCATCCTCGACGAACCCACTTCGTCGCTCGATGCGAGCCTTGCCCGCCAGATGCTCGACCATGTCCGCCGCTTCACCGCCACCGGCGGGGCCGTCATCTTCATCTCGCATATCTTGCACGAGATCCTCGAAACCTCCGACCGCATCGTCGTGATGAAGGACGGCCGCGTCGTCGCCGAACGGCCGGCGCAGGGCTTCGACCATCACGGCCTCGTCGAAGCGATGGGCACCGTTGCGAAGGAGGAGAGCGGGCAGCGGGCGGCGCGCGAACAATCCACCGCGCCCGTCATTCTGTCGCATCAGGCGAGAGGCCTGCCCTTCGCGGCACGCAAGGGCGAGATCGTCGGACTGGCAGGGTTAGCCGGCCACGGGCAGACCGAGCTGCTACTTGCTCTGCACGCCGCCCAATCCGGCAATTGGCTGCCCGAGCGCGATCCGCTCGTTACCTTCGTCGCCGGCGACCGCCGCCTCAACGGCGTTTTCGAACTTTGGAGCATCTTGCACAACTTTTCCGTCGCCTCGCTCGGTGACCTGTCGCGGCGCGGCCTCATTCTGGCTGACAAAGAGGAGAGCAAAGGCACGGACTGGAAGCGGCGGATCGATATCCGCACGCCCGATATGGAAAACCCTATCCTGTCGCTTTCCGGCGGCAACCAGCAGAAGGTGCTGTTCGCCCGCGCCCTTGCAACACGCGCGCCTGTCGTGCTGATGGACGATCCGATGCGCGGCGTCGACGTCGGCACCAAGCAGGAGGTCTACGCGATTATCCGCGAGGAGGCGGCGCATGGCCGCACCTTTATCTGGTACTCGACCGAAATGGACGAGGTGCGGCTCTGCGACCGCGTCTACGTCTTCCGCGAAGGCCGCATCATCGCCGAACTCGCCGGCGATGCCGTCAACGAGACGAATATCATCGCTGCCTCCTTCGAAGGGGTGGCTGCATGA
- a CDS encoding ABC transporter substrate-binding protein: MTIRKMLLASAAIACAAMPVSAFADTSAKKIALSNNYAGNSWRQAMLTSWGKVTGEAVKAGVVAAADPFTTAENQATEQAAQIQNMILQGYDAIVLNAASPTALNGAVKEACDAGITVVSFDGIVTEPCAWRIAVNFKEMGRSEVEYLSKKLPQGGNLLEIRGLAGVFVDDEISAGIHEGVKQYPQFKVVGSVHGDWAQDVAQKAVAGILPSLPDIVGVVTQGGDGYGAAQAIAATDRKMPIIIMGNREDELKWWKEQKDAKGYETMSVSIAPGVSTLAFWVAQQILDGKQVKKDLVVPFLRIDQDNLEANLANTQAGGVANVEYTQADAIKVIESAK, from the coding sequence ATGACAATCCGTAAGATGCTTCTGGCATCGGCCGCCATTGCTTGCGCCGCCATGCCCGTTTCCGCCTTTGCCGACACGTCGGCCAAGAAGATCGCCCTTTCTAATAACTATGCCGGAAACTCCTGGCGCCAGGCCATGCTGACGAGCTGGGGCAAGGTGACGGGCGAAGCCGTAAAGGCTGGCGTGGTCGCCGCAGCCGATCCTTTTACCACCGCCGAGAACCAGGCGACGGAGCAGGCGGCGCAGATCCAGAACATGATCCTGCAGGGCTATGATGCGATCGTGCTGAACGCCGCCTCGCCGACAGCGCTGAACGGCGCAGTGAAGGAAGCCTGTGACGCCGGGATTACCGTCGTCTCCTTCGACGGCATCGTGACCGAACCCTGCGCTTGGCGCATCGCCGTCAACTTCAAGGAAATGGGCCGCAGCGAGGTGGAGTATCTGTCGAAGAAACTTCCCCAGGGCGGCAATCTGCTCGAGATCCGCGGCCTTGCCGGCGTCTTCGTTGACGACGAGATTTCGGCCGGGATCCACGAAGGCGTCAAGCAGTACCCGCAGTTCAAGGTCGTCGGCTCGGTTCACGGCGACTGGGCGCAGGACGTGGCGCAGAAGGCCGTTGCCGGCATCCTACCGAGCCTTCCCGATATCGTCGGCGTGGTGACGCAGGGCGGCGACGGTTATGGCGCCGCGCAGGCGATTGCCGCGACCGACCGGAAGATGCCGATCATCATCATGGGCAACCGCGAAGACGAGCTGAAGTGGTGGAAGGAACAGAAGGACGCCAAGGGCTACGAGACGATGTCCGTATCCATCGCGCCCGGCGTCTCCACGCTGGCCTTCTGGGTCGCCCAGCAGATACTCGACGGCAAGCAGGTCAAGAAGGATCTCGTCGTGCCTTTCTTGCGCATCGACCAGGACAATCTGGAGGCCAACCTCGCCAATACCCAGGCTGGCGGCGTCGCCAACGTCGAATACACGCAGGCTGATGCAATCAAGGTCATCGAGTCGGCAAAATAA
- a CDS encoding sensor histidine kinase, with amino-acid sequence MLHLAPAALFDHYLGISRLLAGQLDFRSAIRSVAAEVAHIIPHDHLDVCVLLEGGNYHTAYETGIETAWGEIAGAPVVNSPIRSLLRGEVDFLLSDDAMKDPRFHFEGAFKRPIVEQSLRSRLHVPMKVQGTIIAALSCSSHRAGVYTMEDVERARIIADLLTPYFFALQAAEQAQRSAIVEAEARAREEGLRQGALKLTEALEQERQRIGMDLHDQTLADLTRLARRIDRLSRNGEVTPEALEPVSRSLQHCMQDLRQIIEQAKPSVLQLFGLAQAIEHHLDRSIRDTGSGIECGLTDETNGALERLEPTVSVALFRIAQEAINNAVRHAAPLAIMVRLEADDEQLLIEISDDGTGLAKTRGRIGGGIDNMKTRARLISARFTIGPGHNHRGTAVRVVLPLAPNGPAGEPD; translated from the coding sequence ATGCTGCATCTCGCACCGGCAGCCCTGTTCGACCATTATCTCGGCATTTCCCGGTTGCTCGCGGGCCAGCTCGACTTCCGTTCGGCGATCCGTTCGGTCGCGGCTGAAGTCGCTCACATCATTCCGCACGATCATCTCGACGTCTGCGTGCTGCTCGAGGGCGGCAACTATCACACGGCCTATGAGACGGGCATCGAGACCGCCTGGGGCGAGATCGCCGGCGCGCCAGTGGTCAACAGCCCCATCCGCTCGCTGCTGCGGGGTGAGGTCGATTTTCTGCTTTCGGACGATGCCATGAAAGACCCGCGCTTCCATTTCGAGGGCGCCTTCAAGCGGCCGATCGTCGAGCAATCGCTGAGGAGCCGGCTGCATGTTCCGATGAAGGTGCAAGGTACGATCATCGCAGCACTTTCCTGCTCTTCTCACAGGGCGGGCGTCTATACGATGGAGGACGTCGAGCGCGCCCGCATCATCGCCGACCTTCTGACACCCTATTTCTTCGCGCTGCAGGCAGCCGAGCAGGCGCAACGCTCGGCGATCGTCGAGGCGGAGGCGCGCGCTCGCGAGGAGGGGCTGCGTCAGGGCGCGCTGAAGCTGACCGAAGCGCTGGAGCAGGAACGTCAGCGGATCGGCATGGACCTTCACGATCAGACGCTCGCCGACCTGACGCGACTTGCTCGCCGGATCGATCGGCTGTCGCGCAACGGCGAGGTGACCCCGGAGGCGCTCGAGCCCGTCTCTCGGTCCTTGCAGCATTGCATGCAGGATCTGCGGCAGATCATCGAACAGGCAAAACCTTCCGTGCTCCAGCTGTTCGGCCTCGCCCAGGCGATCGAGCATCATCTCGACCGATCGATCCGCGACACCGGATCGGGCATCGAATGCGGCCTTACCGACGAGACGAACGGGGCGCTGGAAAGGCTGGAACCGACCGTCAGCGTCGCCTTGTTCCGCATAGCGCAGGAGGCGATCAATAATGCGGTGCGCCATGCCGCGCCGCTGGCGATCATGGTGCGGCTCGAAGCAGACGACGAACAGCTTTTGATCGAAATCTCCGACGACGGGACCGGGCTTGCCAAGACGCGGGGACGGATCGGCGGCGGCATCGACAATATGAAGACACGCGCGCGGCTGATCTCGGCGCGCTTCACGATCGGCCCCGGCCATAATCATCGCGGGACCGCGGTGCGCGTCGTGCTGCCGCTGGCGCCGAACGGCCCGGCGGGCGAGCCAGACTGA
- a CDS encoding response regulator transcription factor — protein MKVLIVEDDPLHRSYLHEAVNAALPECDTVIEAENGTVGEKLARDHKSAHIVMDLQMASRNGIEAARTIWKERPETRILFWSNYSDEAYVRGVSRIVPDGAAYGYVLKSASDERLKLALRSIFIESQCVIDREVRGLQQKSLGQTNGFTDSEYEILVDIALGLTDRAIAKRRSLSLRSVQNRLQQLYDKLDVYQTAGDDHEDGRFNLRARAVTIALLRKLLNYSALERAEAELQEWLDGK, from the coding sequence ATGAAGGTTCTGATCGTCGAGGACGACCCGCTGCACCGGTCCTACCTGCACGAGGCTGTCAACGCCGCCCTGCCGGAATGCGACACGGTGATCGAGGCGGAGAACGGAACCGTCGGCGAGAAGCTCGCCCGCGACCACAAATCGGCGCATATCGTCATGGATCTGCAGATGGCGAGCCGCAACGGCATCGAGGCGGCGCGGACGATCTGGAAGGAGCGACCGGAGACCCGTATCCTGTTCTGGTCGAATTATTCGGATGAGGCTTATGTGCGCGGCGTCTCGCGCATTGTGCCGGATGGCGCCGCCTATGGTTATGTGCTGAAATCCGCCTCTGACGAGCGGTTGAAGCTTGCGTTGCGCTCGATCTTCATCGAGAGCCAGTGTGTCATCGACCGCGAGGTGCGTGGCCTACAGCAGAAGAGCCTCGGCCAGACCAACGGCTTCACCGATTCCGAATACGAGATCCTCGTCGACATAGCCCTCGGTCTAACCGACCGGGCCATCGCCAAACGCCGGAGCCTGTCGCTGCGCAGCGTGCAGAACCGCCTGCAGCAGCTCTACGACAAGCTCGACGTCTATCAGACGGCTGGCGACGACCACGAGGACGGCCGCTTCAATCTCCGCGCCCGCGCTGTCACGATTGCTTTATTGCGTAAACTTCTGAACTACAGCGCTCTGGAACGGGCTGAGGCGGAGCTGCAGGAATGGCTCGACGGAAAGTAG
- a CDS encoding DUF6030 family protein — protein MRSRRRWLFWSALSISILLLAGTAVLYREIRHSAGPVQHFEYAGLDKAARPSPVAADSHASAPSALPPMPISRHLMELPKLDLASQFLRMWLVSGANICGALREAGIEVSEWKAASMRNRDYECYFQRIYERDEVRPLSSTFLRVRGDEAGDIVEIRAKIVGPAIDAEGRLAPDVLRIFEIIVKQACWRDFEDALASIRSLRQVETERFGSYLSFTLEAGSKNIFNFALGLKAAPGSQARTRAYFSADRWLATTDPRVPQTSSASTGSARSDRPMALTGGASAGSDPRPSRNCG, from the coding sequence TTGCGGAGCCGCCGCCGCTGGCTTTTTTGGTCGGCGCTTTCAATATCCATTTTACTTCTTGCAGGCACCGCTGTTCTTTACCGTGAAATCCGCCACTCCGCAGGCCCGGTTCAGCACTTTGAGTATGCAGGCCTCGATAAGGCAGCCCGACCATCACCCGTAGCTGCCGACTCCCATGCGTCGGCTCCTTCTGCTCTTCCGCCGATGCCCATTTCGCGGCATCTGATGGAGCTTCCAAAGCTCGATTTGGCAAGTCAGTTTCTGCGGATGTGGCTGGTCTCAGGCGCGAATATTTGTGGCGCTCTTCGAGAGGCCGGCATCGAGGTGAGCGAATGGAAAGCCGCATCGATGCGCAATCGCGATTATGAATGTTATTTTCAGCGCATCTACGAACGGGACGAGGTGCGGCCGCTCAGCTCTACCTTCCTCAGGGTTCGTGGAGATGAAGCGGGTGATATTGTTGAGATCCGCGCCAAGATCGTCGGGCCGGCGATTGACGCTGAGGGGCGCCTCGCCCCTGATGTGCTGCGCATTTTCGAGATCATTGTGAAGCAGGCGTGCTGGCGCGATTTTGAAGATGCGCTTGCGTCGATCCGAAGCCTTCGCCAGGTAGAGACCGAGCGATTTGGCTCTTATCTCAGCTTCACGCTCGAAGCCGGCAGCAAAAACATTTTTAATTTTGCTCTTGGTCTCAAGGCGGCTCCGGGCTCGCAGGCAAGGACCAGGGCGTATTTTTCGGCAGACCGCTGGCTGGCCACGACGGATCCGCGCGTCCCGCAAACGTCATCCGCATCGACCGGATCGGCGCGTTCAGATCGGCCAATGGCACTCACTGGCGGAGCAAGTGCCGGTTCCGATCCAAGACCAAGCCGGAACTGCGGCTGA
- a CDS encoding LysR family transcriptional regulator yields MDSLASLFAFVHAAEQQSYVGAARVAGVSPSAIGKAVARLENRLHVRLFNRTTRSISLTEEGAVLYERSKRIIDDIQDAEATVLQSRERPRGRLRVSVPHIVGHHLLMPMLPAFAERFPEIELDVDFEDRVIDMVTEGLDVVVRSGELADARLIARHLGEQHFVVCGSSEYLERHGRPETPGDLFKHACIHFKYPSSGRLAPWAFSAPYERLLLPKSLTFNNTDAGLRAAQDGLGLAHLPVYVAEAAMRAGTLSPVLTSFMVPFGSLSLVWPSNRQLSRKVRAFVDFVVETCAARPGAFRPAGSLSR; encoded by the coding sequence GTGGATAGTCTCGCGAGCCTCTTCGCCTTCGTTCATGCGGCCGAACAGCAGAGTTATGTCGGAGCTGCGCGCGTTGCCGGCGTTTCGCCGTCCGCGATCGGCAAGGCCGTGGCGCGCCTGGAAAACCGGCTCCATGTGCGGCTCTTCAACCGCACGACGCGCAGCATCAGCCTGACCGAGGAAGGGGCTGTCCTCTACGAGCGCTCTAAGCGCATCATCGACGATATACAGGACGCGGAGGCAACCGTCCTGCAAAGCCGGGAACGCCCAAGGGGGCGCCTGCGCGTCAGCGTCCCGCATATCGTCGGACACCATCTGCTGATGCCGATGCTGCCGGCCTTTGCCGAGCGCTTCCCGGAGATCGAACTGGATGTGGATTTCGAAGACAGGGTCATCGACATGGTCACGGAAGGTCTGGATGTGGTGGTGCGCAGCGGCGAACTTGCCGATGCGCGGCTGATCGCCCGCCATCTCGGCGAGCAGCACTTCGTGGTGTGCGGCAGTTCCGAGTATTTGGAGCGCCATGGACGGCCTGAGACGCCGGGCGATCTCTTCAAGCACGCCTGCATTCACTTCAAATATCCCTCCAGTGGCCGCCTGGCACCCTGGGCGTTCAGCGCACCATACGAGCGGCTGCTTCTGCCAAAAAGCCTGACATTCAACAATACAGATGCAGGGCTGCGGGCAGCACAGGATGGTTTGGGCCTCGCGCATCTGCCCGTCTATGTCGCCGAGGCAGCCATGCGGGCGGGAACCCTGAGCCCCGTCCTCACTTCCTTCATGGTGCCCTTCGGTTCGCTCTCGCTCGTCTGGCCGTCGAACCGCCAGCTATCGCGCAAGGTCCGCGCTTTCGTGGACTTCGTGGTCGAGACCTGCGCCGCCCGGCCCGGCGCTTTTCGGCCGGCAGGCAGCCTGTCGCGCTGA
- a CDS encoding alpha/beta fold hydrolase, producing the protein MRDYTKELPEHTARYIGENDLFLEIFPGNNRSDEAGRPPLLFVHGAYTGSWMWSKYIPHFITAGWTSYCINLRGHYKSRSVDLTKVEFENYLEDILEAISAIAGECAVAPVVIGFSMGGILSQKLAESVEIAGLVLIDSSISRQVHDEVPYQDLAPEIPGVVIPAPVREEQSSPDETPDDIAFQRKYLSMESARAFGAFSFHCGAEGISIDGGKITCPSLVISAVNDAAADRRGQAMARHIGGEFLGLWGTTHTGLLVGQRYHESVNRIMIWLTRFDEESV; encoded by the coding sequence ATGCGGGACTACACGAAAGAATTGCCGGAGCACACTGCGAGATATATCGGAGAGAACGACCTGTTCCTGGAAATCTTTCCTGGGAACAATCGCTCGGATGAGGCCGGTCGACCGCCTCTCCTTTTTGTCCACGGCGCTTACACCGGCAGCTGGATGTGGAGCAAATATATTCCGCACTTCATAACCGCGGGATGGACCTCCTACTGCATCAATCTGCGAGGCCACTACAAAAGCCGGTCGGTGGATTTGACGAAGGTCGAATTCGAGAACTATCTGGAAGACATTCTTGAGGCAATTTCCGCAATCGCTGGGGAATGTGCCGTCGCTCCTGTTGTGATCGGTTTCAGCATGGGTGGAATCCTCAGTCAGAAACTGGCGGAAAGCGTGGAGATCGCCGGACTGGTGCTGATCGATTCCAGCATCTCGAGGCAGGTGCATGACGAGGTGCCCTACCAGGATCTTGCGCCTGAGATACCTGGCGTCGTTATTCCCGCGCCGGTGCGTGAAGAGCAATCCAGCCCCGACGAAACGCCCGACGATATCGCCTTCCAGCGGAAGTACCTGTCCATGGAATCCGCCAGAGCCTTCGGCGCTTTTTCCTTTCATTGCGGAGCCGAGGGGATTTCCATCGACGGCGGCAAGATCACCTGCCCCAGCCTGGTCATCTCAGCTGTCAACGACGCCGCCGCCGATCGGCGAGGGCAGGCGATGGCCCGGCATATCGGCGGCGAGTTTCTCGGTCTCTGGGGCACGACGCATACGGGCTTGTTGGTCGGGCAAAGATATCACGAATCCGTCAATCGCATCATGATCTGGCTCACGCGCTTCGACGAAGAGAGTGTCTAG
- a CDS encoding TetR family transcriptional regulator, with the protein MAEQKAGPEEKRRRRSRKGEERRAEILAAAMRRFAEDGYQNAAIGDIAQDVGLSLPGLLHHFPTKVDLLLAILAKRDLDSADFIGHYRSDLRGLLKGMVEIFRRNAGMIEVIRAFAILNAESLMKDHPAKAWFLARATEMQKDIAATFQRAIADGLIDKRVDSRAMAAELIAVMDGLQMLWLRDPDRFDMVGGLEAYVGRLLASLGLEG; encoded by the coding sequence ATGGCGGAACAGAAGGCGGGACCGGAGGAAAAGCGACGGCGCCGTTCCCGCAAGGGAGAAGAGCGCCGCGCAGAGATCCTGGCGGCGGCGATGCGGCGCTTTGCCGAAGACGGCTATCAGAATGCCGCGATCGGCGATATCGCCCAGGATGTCGGCCTGTCGCTGCCCGGTCTCTTGCACCATTTTCCGACCAAGGTCGATCTGCTGCTCGCCATCCTCGCCAAGCGCGATCTCGATAGCGCCGATTTCATCGGACATTATCGCTCCGATCTCCGCGGCTTGCTGAAAGGCATGGTCGAAATCTTCCGCCGCAATGCCGGAATGATCGAGGTCATCAGAGCCTTCGCCATCCTGAATGCCGAGAGCTTGATGAAGGACCACCCCGCCAAGGCGTGGTTTCTCGCCCGCGCCACGGAGATGCAGAAGGATATTGCCGCGACTTTCCAGCGGGCGATCGCCGATGGTTTGATCGACAAGAGAGTCGACAGCAGAGCGATGGCCGCCGAGCTGATCGCCGTGATGGACGGCCTGCAGATGCTCTGGCTGCGTGATCCCGATCGCTTCGATATGGTCGGCGGCCTGGAAGCTTATGTCGGTCGCTTGCTGGCGAGCCTCGGCCTCGAGGGCTAG